DNA sequence from the Vicia villosa cultivar HV-30 ecotype Madison, WI linkage group LG3, Vvil1.0, whole genome shotgun sequence genome:
tgaccgaaatacccttaatgaggcccaaggtttccaaaatatcaaaattagaacatctgcccgcgctcaacaacacgggccgtgtgcaggaacacgggtgcccgtgttgtccatctggccctcacctcaaaattcactttctgggcacttttccacacgggccgtgtgcaggaacacgggtgcccgtgtaaaacctctgttttgctctccagaatccactttccaggcagcttttgacacggccgtgtgggtgcacacgggtgcccgtgttggcctcttctttagctctttcagctcctttttctcgcctcggagcgccatctttctcgggattaacctggccaacaacatactaacaaccaacgcataaaatggcatttttatgaagcttaaacacactaataatgtaaaagctcaaacaaccgaaaaactaaggaacttatataaaaacttaaaacaatgccacattgtattaccaagattacaacttttgatcggaaaaaggtgtggaaacttactagaaatggtgaccgatcagaagGTAACATCGGCTGATACGTGGTATTGTTGTAGAATATGTGAGTAGCAACGATAACCTTTTTGGGATCGATGATAACCAAGAGAGACACACTTTAGTGATCGAGCTAATAGTTTATCAAGACTAGGAGAGAGATTGTGGACAAAACATGTGGACCCGAAGACTCGGGGAGGAATTGGGTGAAATGGATAATTGGGAAAAAGGATTGAATGAGGGATTCTATTGTTAAGGACATGTGAGGGCATGCGATTTATAAGGTAACATGATGTTAGCACAACATCCCCCCAAACCAAAGTGGAACATTACCATGAAGAAGTAGGGTCCGAGTGGTTTCTACGAGATGTCGATTTTTGCGTTCGGCTaccccgttttgttgaggtgtatgagGACAAGATGTTTGATGGAGAATACCATTGCTGGACATAAAAGTTTGAAATTGTTGGGATAAGTATTCACGAGCATTATCACTTTTTAAGGTACGAATAGACACACCAAACtgagtttttatttctttataaaattgttcaaaaatagagaataattcagatccatttttcattaaaaataaccacgtgcaacgtgaaaaatcatcaataaaggtgACAAAATACGTAGACTCAAGTGTAGAGACAGTACGCGAGGGACCCCAAACATCAGAGTGAACTAAAGCAATAGGGGACGAAGCTCGTTTATTGACTCGATTGGGAAATGGACTACGAGTGTGTTTTCCAAACTGACACGACTCACAATGTAAACTAGACACCTTCGATAAACTTGGCACCAACTTCTGTAGTTTAGGAAGACTAGGATGACCTAATTGAACATGGATAGTGAGTGGAGAATATTTGGCTGAGCATGCCTGAGATGACACTGAGAAGTAATAAAGGCCTTGAGACTCACATCCGACACCAATCGTCCGTCCCGAACTCCGATCCTGCAGGGTAACATTACTATTAGTGAAGGTGACAATACAATCAAGAGAACGAGTTAAATGACTGACTGAAACTAAATTAAATGGACAATTAGGTACATAGAGAACAAAAGTAACAGAGAGAGAAGGTAGAATTTGAACAGTACCAATGCCTTCAGATCGGGTTTGAGAACCATTGGCAGAAGTTATAGTAGGTAAGAAACCCGAGGTAGAGAGGGGAGTGAAAAGATTTTTATTACCAGTAACATGATCAGACGCACCAGAATCAAGGACCCAAGgtccaagagaagatgattgagaGAGGTAAGCAGATGAATTACCAGTGTGTGCCACCGAAGCAGTAGACTTTGAGTTCTGATAATTTTGATACCAGAGAAAATCATCGTAGTTTGGCGTAAAGTTATGAGGAGTAGCCATGAATATCGGATCTGGAACAGTTGCACGGCGGCGAGTGGGCGATGTAAAAATCGCTTGGATCGGCCGGATCAGATCGAAGGAGGCGTTTCTGCTGGTAGGGTTAGTTTGCTGGAAGGTCGCTGGAAACAATAGCGGCAACGACGGATGGCGGCGGCAGTTCGGTTGTGACCGAAGAAATTCGAAAACGGATGCCAGAATGAGTCACGGCAATGTATGGAAGATAAACCGGAGTTATGACAcggttttccaaaaaaaaaatctcacCGGTAGACAGTGGATCAACCGAGTAAAGTACGGTAAAGGGGTGTCTCTCACTAGATCATATATTAACAGAAACATGTATTAATAGAAAcataaaattatcttctttttccTAGTATATCCCTCACTGTAGAGATGTTTGTAAAGTATTAACAAATTTATTACtataatcatttttaaaatatattattttgacattcaaaagaaaataacTAAACACTTTCTTTTTATGAAATATTGGAAACAAAATGTCTATTATTATTCCTTAAAAAAGTTATTTTTGATAATCTCAACCGTGAATTAGAAGCCCTTATATCTATTTAAATTACTCGATTATTTTacttgaataattatttttagtgaCTAATTGATAATCTCAAACATATCAATTactcaataaaaataattataaaacaatATATTAAAAGTAAAACATACTAGTAGTACTACACTACTACACCCTTAAAAAGTTATTTGTCCTTTAGTAAATTCAAATTTAGGGTGCAGTtatcgtgcatagataaaaatctatgcaccatgtatagattattatggattttTGGATCAAAttttagacatcaattgttattacttaatactcaatactcaatactcaccactcaatactcaatactcaatactggattaaaaaacATTATCTAATAatttatgtaggcttatgcatgatgcataaggaaaatccttatgagCCAAAGCctcaaatttattattaataaaaaaacaactaCAAAAAACCAAATCAATCAAAGACAAGACAAATCTTCTTCACTCTTGTACAAAAGTAACCAATCTCTGGATAAATTTCCTTGCACTCTCAGATTCTGGTTTCAGCAAATGATAAACATGATTCTCATCTTTCTCCTCAAACAATTCCAATTTCCCATTCCACCCACTTTTCTTCACATTCTCCCAATACCAAACTCCTCTATCTCTTAACTTATCTTTTTCAGCAACACAAATAAGAATTCTAGTACAACCAAGCTTCTCCAAGCTAGGTGCACCTTCTCCCAAAGGATTCAACAAAGGGTTATCCACTCCATAGGGTGAATTTGGGTAACACAAATACCAAACTTGATAGAAAAGATTATTCTCAGGCTCTATAATAGGTTCTGACCCAATTGGATAAGAGCTATGAAAATAAGGATGAATCATAATAGCTCCTAATATTTTAACATCACTAGGTAATGATTCAGTTCCAGCTTGAATTGCCATGTTATGAGTAATGTTACCACCAGCACTATCACCACCAATGAAAACCCTAGCGAAATCGCCATGTTGAATCAACCATGGTTCTGGATTGTTGAGGGTGTTATTGGCATGAGAAGATACCCATTTGAGTGCAGCCCAACAGTCATGGTAACATGCAGGGACAGGATGCTCAGGAGCAAGACGGTACTCAACCGACACGATGATAATGTTTGCTTCTGATGCTAAGGTTTTCAGATGTTCATGGTAGAGCTGAGAGAATGCGGATTCGAAGAGGAGTGCGCCGCCGTGAAAATAGACCAAGATTGGAAATTTGGAAGATGGGTTTGTGATTTTTGGAAGGTAGATTCGAGATGGAACTGGGGGGTTGTTTGGGATTACAATGTCTTTGGAGGAATGTCCTGTTTTTGGGTCATTGAGAATTGGAGGAACAAAAGGAGATTGTACTGGTCTCTCTATTGAACCGTCGCTAAAGATACGGATGAATGTTCCCATTTCTTCGGTAACTATCTCTTTAGTGAGGGTTTTTGGTGTGGTGGGTGTTGTGGAAGCCATgatcaaatgaagaagaaaagattggTTAAAGGAGTTGAAGGTGTGATGTTTTTCTTTGTGATATGATAAGATGGAATTTATAAGATAAAAGGTTAATGCACGTTTGGGTAAATTTGTCATTTGATGGTAAAAATAACAATATTTGGTAAATAGACATTTAATTATacttttactttatttttgtttaaaaacaaTTTCTAAAGTTTTTCCTTATATTTGGTAATTATACTTTTACTTTAttggtaaataaatttttatattggATGAAATAAAGTTTTTccttattttaaaaagtttaatgtTGAAAgtcaaatatattaaataataaaaatataaagtatatatcttaatttatttttcaacatATCAAATACGATTTTAATGAATTGACCTTATAAAATAGGTTTATACttttatcaataaaaaaaattattatattattttctttgattcaatttattaaaaaaattattaaataaataatgtatttgaattgtctaaatatattaattatttaagatatttaaaagtaaattttttataaataaaaccagATAGCATATATCTtgcaataaattttaaaatatttcattaatTTATTGAATATACGTTTAGGAGTGTTCATGGATACGCATTAACCCGTGGACTCACTCGCTCAATTTAATCCAACTCTTATTTTAACCCAACTCTATCATGTACGGTCCAATCTAAACCAACCTATAACCCATTGATATTTGGATTGAGTAACGGATTTGAAATTTTAAATCCGCCGATCCGCAAACTCATTGATAtgtcatattatttttttatttttttataaacgaTCTAGCAATATCCTTTCTTTGTATTTATCatcttttaatataaatatagtttttattAATCGTAAAAACTTTAGCCTAAATTAAATTTGAAAGACTGGACTTTTTTTaattctctttattaaaagaaagatATATCTTACCATTTAAATCATATTctatacaattaatatatatatatatatatatatatatatatatatatatatatatatatatatatatatatatatatatatatatatatatatatatatatatatatatatatatatatatatatatatatatatatatatatatatatttggattTGATTCAGATTGTGAACGAGCTTTTAGATATTAAATGatacattttatttaaattaaataataaaattttatgatatttttaatatttttgtaaaataaatgtgttaatcaaattaattttttgtttacaATTTAAAAACCATATTTAACTGCGAATCAAACTAACCCATTAAAAGAACATATTATTTTGATTTAAGTGGATCAAATTTCGACCCAACTAAATCTGCAAACACCCTTATACGCGTCGTTTATTAGATAACATGTGTgttcaaaattattttgtaactAGTAGGGAACCCGTGCGTCCGCATGGGTTCTGGTCTAGACCGCGGATATGTcagtaatttgattttgaaattcaaataaaat
Encoded proteins:
- the LOC131656791 gene encoding 2-hydroxyisoflavanone dehydratase-like gives rise to the protein MASTTPTTPKTLTKEIVTEEMGTFIRIFSDGSIERPVQSPFVPPILNDPKTGHSSKDIVIPNNPPVPSRIYLPKITNPSSKFPILVYFHGGALLFESAFSQLYHEHLKTLASEANIIIVSVEYRLAPEHPVPACYHDCWAALKWVSSHANNTLNNPEPWLIQHGDFARVFIGGDSAGGNITHNMAIQAGTESLPSDVKILGAIMIHPYFHSSYPIGSEPIIEPENNLFYQVWYLCYPNSPYGVDNPLLNPLGEGAPSLEKLGCTRILICVAEKDKLRDRGVWYWENVKKSGWNGKLELFEEKDENHVYHLLKPESESARKFIQRLVTFVQE